gaaaagaacccTATATTATGTTTATTCATTGAAATAAAGATGGAAACCAGAAGTTAAGGATAGAaatagaacaaacaaacaagctacAAAGCAGAATGAGATAAAAGGGGGAAAGAGGCACAAATAACCTCAGTCCCATATGTTAGCTGATCACATGGCTGGTGCAAAATGTTCCGAGGCTGCTTTAGAGCAGCAATGTGACAGTGAATGTAGCCCCACAGATTTCAACTAATACGCTCGTATACAAACAAAGCTCTGAACACTGGTACTCTGTCTTTTTCCCATTTGAGCAAATCTATGCAGCTGTGACATGTAAGGAGGACTATGTTACCAAAGCTATGAGGAGCACTGCTGAGTTCCCAGCAGTCTGTTTGATGGAATGGTAATGATTTGCAAAAATTGCCTCAATCTCATGAATAGTTGGTATGCAGTTGGGCAGGCTCTTAAAAACTCTTTTGATCCCTGTTTTCCTGATTCTTCTTGACAGACAACGGGCATTGAACTGTTGGTGAAGGATATATCAGTTCCAGAGACAAGTGATAGTGTGGTGAGTTTTTCTGTGACATAAATTGGGTCAGAAAGAGACATCTGGAGCTGAAGCCTCCCTTTCCATCTCATTCCATTAGAAGATGGCACTGTATGTTCATAAGGCCATTAACTTGCAGTAAGGAAGTGAGACTGGTCATGTGTAATTTCTTGTGCTTCAGGGTTAGCTTCatcttaaaatatgttttacatAGTTGTGTCCAAAAGGACATCTGAAACCGAAGCTGTCGcaaatgctttttgctttttgttctgtctttctGGACAATCAAGTTTAGTTCATGTTTCTTAGAACTACAGAAGATGAAACTGTTCCTTTTCCTTAAATGCCCTACACTTCTTCTACTGTAATATGGACACATGTCATTTTATAAAAATAGTGGAAATTATCTTTTTACTGTCCCACTCTTCCCAATATTCTCTTTCCAGTAGAGGTAGAAACAAGGCCTAGGGCCTTGAAGGTAGTCCTTTTATCAtttatacatgaaaaaaatcaccacTTCTTTTATCATACTGTCTGAAGTTGGGGTACGCACAGTGCCAGGAGCAAGTCCCTCAGGGACGTGAGGCTGCCATACTGAACAAAATGCAGGGATGACAAGTTGCAGTATTTACTTTCAGAACCTTCCTCTACTTTGCAGTGTTCCTGGCAAGAgccttctttctgcttctgctttcaggaATTCTTCATTTTTGACTCTGCAGGCAAAGATCTATTTTCTGAGATGCTGGAGAAACTGGTAAGTGTTATGTAACAGTCCTCTTCTTCCAAAGAAGTGATTTTGCTTTGAAGATCTGAACTCCTCAGTCTGACAGATATAGCAAACTTTTTCTTTAGTGTAAATGGGAGCATTTACCGCAGTTGCCAATGCTTCCTGTTCTACCTCTCTGAAACTTGTAAAGGTGCTagaataaatacttttaagaggaaggaaagcagataatccttcagttttcttacaAAAGAAGTAGGGATTTTTAACTGTGAATAACTGTGTGCTGTTGGTtatagtatttctttttctcagaaatacaTCTATTCTGCTGCTACTTCAGCAgtgatgttttttttgtgtgtgttgtaaATGATATCTTGATACAACAGGACACATTTTTGTCCTTGAGCATAATACTGCCTTTGATTGTtgtgtggttggttttttttttccttcaatcaTTCCTCTTTTCTGGTACAGTTCTCCATTGTGCTATCCCACTTGAAAGGTAGAATCAGTTAATTGATATGAAGTTTCTGCAGACAGCTAAGTCAACCTAATACTGCTTTACAAGAGGCAGTTGCACTGTTGCCCTTGCACCAGGTCTGATTTGCAAGGGACCCCTTTGGAAGCTGACTCAGCTTCTCAAACTGGCAGAAAacctttctaattttttttctctaggatTAATTTTGTGCTGATTGAGCATGAGGAATCAGCTTCCCTGGGAATAAGATGAGTGCCAAAGCTGGTGCAAGGAGCAGAACCATAAAGATAGAAGTCAGGAAGTAAAGCAAGACTGTATAACTCAATGCCAGCTATCCATTTAATCAACTCAACTGAGATGTGTAGCCTCAACCCAGGCATAGGTTTCCTGTGTAttaggctttttatttttatcttagcATCTGTGCTTGCCATGCAGATGCGGGCTGGCTGTTGACCACGTTGGTTTCATTACAGCTGACAATGTTCCTTTCTTGCTGTGCAGTGGGAGCAACCAAATGTCCTGTGCCTTGTGTATGATGTCACTAATGAGCAATCTTTCAACAACTGTGCCAAGTGGCTAGAAAAGCTGAGGGCACAAGCAGTTGGAATGCACATCCCAGGTAAGAAATGGATGATATTCTTGCTATCTGCAGCCCTCTTGTATGACAGCAGTTGCTTCTGTTGAGCTGTGGCATAGAGCATTTATTTTAAGGCAGGTGCAGGCACAGCTTCCTCCTACTCACTCTGCAGATAAAGACATGAATGTGTTTTAGATCATTCCTTAGTGGAACCTTTTCTAGATAGTCGCATTTTGTTATGCCTCACACCAACTTTTTCAGGTACCTCTGCAATGTCCCAGCATTTATTGCTAACAAATCATCATTTCTAAGttgtatttcctttgtttctttttgttttctgcaggtgTCTTAGTGGGGAATAAAACAGATCTGGTTGGTCGTCGAGTTGTGGAACAGAAACAAGCGCAGGAATGGGCTGACAAACATGGCCTGGAATACTGTGAGATGTCAGTAGTGAGTATCTGCTCTTTCACCATCTATAGAAGTGGGAATTTGTAAAGTTATCTTCTCTTTCAGCTGAGGGTAAATGACTGGAGACTCATTTCCACTTATTTGTCCTCTAACTCACCCTCAGTTTTAGTCTCTTTTGTGAAGCTGTTTGAACAGAAATAGTAAAATGCTTATTTATCTGTCATTTACAATTTTCTTTCTACAGAAGGAGATGAAAAATTTTGAGGCCCCTTTCAACATCCTGGCAAAGTCATTTTATCAACTGTACAAAGAAAAAGTGGAAACCTTTCACTCACTGGCTTGAGGGCCATGACTGGGATGACTTATCTTCAGAGCTTCTTCTAGTGCCCAGAATTCTATAGACTGGAatacagagagaggaaaaaagatgagCTTTTTGCTTCTTCACAGTCATCTTCTGGTAATTCAAAATAAACTAGAAATAAGTGAGTGGATGGACACTGTTTTAGAACTGCTACCTTAGCATCACCTTCATGTCTGTTACCTCGGTTCTTTGCTAACTGAAAGTCTGTTAGGTTGGAGGAGGCAGGGAGTAGAAGGGAGAAGGCAGAATGGAAATTGCCAGCTTTTTGCCTTGTTAATAGTGCCTTGTCTCATGTCTGAACAAACTTTCTGCTGCTACAAGCAAGGATGTAGCGATTTGAAGGAGGAGATGGGAAGCTGACAGGATACTTTTGAGCTTAAGCAACCTAGCACTGGTACGTACATCACAGGGCAGGACTGATTCAGCCCTACTACTTGCTAAGCATTTTCAGTTGAAAGTCTGTGGCCTAAAATGGACACGTAGCGTCTCAGATGTGTGGGGATCTAATTGGATTGGGTGTGTTTCTGGGAGCACCCAGAATTCAAGGCCTATTTTAACAGTGTTATTCTTATCAGTTCTAGGATTGATATAGTGATGACTGACATCTCTTTGTAATGCCTAGAATTTGGTTTTCTTCAACGAGGCTCTTCCACTGCTGGTCTGTCTTGCATCTGTGCCACTGTCAATTGGTAACGCAGTGCCCTCTGCTGGCCCCAGGTCACAAAATTTCTGGAGCAGCTACTTCTGTTGAAGCAAGGACTTCACATAGTCTTAGCCAACCAAATTGTCTTATCTTTAAAATGGAGTCATATGGTGAGAATACCTCTTTTATTCTAGGGGAAAGTCGAAAACTGAAATTGCCATTCCTTCTTCATGcgtttgttattttatttggttttatgTCATTTTGTATCTTGTCAGCTGAACTTAGCAACATCATGTTCTCATTAGGTTTAGTTCTCAATCCCTTACTAGAATCAATCATCTTTGTTGTTAAACTTTCCCTGCTTATCCTTGCATTTCAAAGAACAAGCTATTCTGATTTCAGAAGTGGAAACAGGACTCAGGAAACAAAAGACAAACTGGCTAAGTTAATTTGATTCAGCCATGTATAGCTGGAAGTTTTGTATCAGAAAGGGTAAAGGCATGGACAGAACACTCTGTGTGAGCTGTTGACATTGCATAATAATTACTAATATTTACTAATGCAGTATGTGAAAACATCCAGTTAAGTACTGCCTTGCAGTTCAAAACTGTAACATTTCCCCTCTTCCAGAACTATTTTAGCCTCCCCTGGGTAAGGAAGGCTAATTTCTGAGGAGAATAAACAGTAAGGAGTTTTTCAGGCAAGCTTTTCAGGAATCTGTGTTTCAATGCTTTTATACGTATATTTTATAACCACTTTTATGCCCAGTGCTAGGAATATGACTGCAGATGTTGTAGCAGAGTTTATGAAGCACTTCAAGAATCTGGAATAGCAGCTGGGCTCATTTTACTGGCAACACTATGTTGATGCTGGGAATTAGCTAGGGAGCATGAACAGTCTAGAGGTTAAGCAGGCACTGAgcatgctggaaaagaaaatgaataggtttgttgttttgttttgtttttcacaaatccacttggaaaaaaagatgacagaaCTAGCTGGGGAAAGCTCTTATTTCAAGAAAAGGAGGACTCCTCTGTGGGCTTAGGGTCACTAGACACAACTCACCTTCTTTTGGCTTGGGTTGACTTTAACTTACAGGCGTTGCCTTGTTAATCCTGAGGGTGTGTGTTGATTTACATAGGCTGAATGGAAGTTTGCCTGCACATGCTAGAACCTCTGACTATTAGGAATAACAGTTATTTTGAGCTGATCTAAAGAAGGTAGTTCATTTTCCCCTACTTCTACTGAAGATGTGATTGCAAcataagactttttttttcatcttgaaaataGAATACCAGGTGTGTCTGCCACCTGTGATGTGATAGATGGGGGCAGGGAGGTGAATGCCTTAGGAATGGGTGATGAAATGAGTCCTGCATGATCACCTTTAACGGGTGAGTTCAATCTCTCTGCACCAGAAAGACCTCCCATAACTTCAAATAAACAGCTTAAATGCACCAGTAAGATTGGTGAACattgttttattaaatgaaCACAAAAGCTGGAGGATCTCATTAAGGGAGTGCTGGTGGTGATTTGTGATTTATTGGGAAGCTGCTTTTGATAGGTtagtgaagaaaaatgcatcCTATGCAGGGGAAGATATATTGCCCAAGCGAGAAAATGTATGATCTAATTAGCTAGCAGTAGGGATTCATCCGGTGCCCCTTCTTT
The sequence above is a segment of the Excalfactoria chinensis isolate bCotChi1 chromosome 1, bCotChi1.hap2, whole genome shotgun sequence genome. Coding sequences within it:
- the IFT27 gene encoding intraflagellar transport protein 27 homolog isoform X2 — protein: MVKLSAKCLLAGDPAVGKSALAQMFRNDGAHFQKNYTLTTGIELLVKDISVPETSDSVEFFIFDSAGKDLFSEMLEKLWEQPNVLCLVYDVTNEQSFNNCAKWLEKLRAQAVGMHIPGVLVGNKTDLVGRRVVEQKQAQEWADKHGLEYCEMSVKEMKNFEAPFNILAKSFYQLYKEKVETFHSLA
- the IFT27 gene encoding intraflagellar transport protein 27 homolog isoform X1, which translates into the protein MVKLSAKCLLAGDPAVGKSALAQMFRNDGAHFQKNYTLTTGIELLVKDISVPETSDSVCSWQEPSFCFCFQEFFIFDSAGKDLFSEMLEKLWEQPNVLCLVYDVTNEQSFNNCAKWLEKLRAQAVGMHIPGVLVGNKTDLVGRRVVEQKQAQEWADKHGLEYCEMSVKEMKNFEAPFNILAKSFYQLYKEKVETFHSLA